The proteins below come from a single Alnus glutinosa chromosome 9, dhAlnGlut1.1, whole genome shotgun sequence genomic window:
- the LOC133877014 gene encoding uncharacterized protein LOC133877014 has translation MGRKHRSWKSKLRTQLNIRDGDTPLTIRARMPETFFDKYDRTDVEDVLHEWCTKVNVERSERMKRLREQQDIPHSLGSKSYARFNHDEASISGTPPTRAQSFVKTHTKKDGTYLNERTRDLCERMTQSLSTDPAASDPVSSDTVRWAPGDAYEQAVGRPEYAGRVRQVGPNVTPVRGTCFSYRGRTRGGPAEGTSQDWAAHKIAELEGIVRAERERADSMEQRIRQIDDMEQRMRDFDAMEQRM, from the exons atgggccgtaagcaccgttcgtggaagtcgaagttgaggacccagctaaatattcgagacggtgacacgccattgacaatacgtgcgagaatgccagagacgttttttgataagtatgaccgaacggatgtggaggacgtactgcacgagtggtgcacaaaagtaaatgtg gagaggtctgaacgaatgaagcggctgcgggagcagcaagacatcccccatagtctggggtccaaaagttatgccagatttaatcacgatgag gcatctatatctggcacgccccccactcgcgcccagtcgtttgtgaagacgcacacaaagaaagacggcacttacctgaacgagcggacacgggacctatgc gagcggatgacacagagtttgtccactgatcctgctgcctcggaccctgtctcatcagatacggtgcgttgggcacctggcgacgcgtacgagcaagcggttgggcgacccgagtatgcgggtagggttcggcaggttgggccaaacgttactcctgttcgcgggacttgtttctcgtataggggccgcacacgggggggaccggccgagggcacgtctcaggattgggctgctcaCAAAATCGCGgagttggagggcatagtgcgggccgagagagagcgggctgacagcatggagcagcgcatacgaCAGATTGATgatatggagcagcgcatgcgagattttgatgctatggagcagcgcatgtga